The following are from one region of the Rhizobacter sp. AJA081-3 genome:
- a CDS encoding BON domain-containing protein, producing MTSRHFAAASLTAFVLLAGTGCAVTRGQETVGAYVDDATITTQVKSRFIENKDVDAASIRVETLNGTVMLSGFAKNATEKGTAEAIARKVNGVKMVKNEIAIRP from the coding sequence ATGACCTCACGCCATTTCGCCGCTGCTTCGCTGACCGCTTTCGTCCTTCTCGCGGGGACTGGCTGCGCCGTCACGCGCGGCCAGGAAACCGTCGGCGCCTATGTGGACGACGCGACCATCACCACGCAGGTGAAGAGCCGCTTCATCGAGAACAAGGATGTCGACGCCGCGTCGATCCGCGTCGAGACGCTGAACGGCACGGTGATGCTCTCGGGCTTCGCCAAGAACGCCACCGAGAAGGGCACGGCCGAGGCCATTGCGCGCAAGGTCAACGGCGTGAAGATGGTCAAGAACGAAATCGCCATCCGGCCCTGA